The Cytobacillus sp. NJ13 sequence GGATCACTGAATCCATGTTTCCCTGTAAATTTATGTACACTAATATTCTTTTTTTCTAAAGCTAATAGTAATTCATCAACATTAAACGACTGCTCTTCTTGCGGAAAAAATAGCATTACAGGACACTGGGGTGTTAACTCTAAATAGTCCCTAATCCTTGAACCGTAGTATCCAACTATTCCATCAACACAATCCTCCTCACCGCACAACCAGGCAACAGTTGCCCCAATACTAAATCCAATGATATATATTTTTTCGTATTCATCTTTAACAGCTAATAATAAATCTTTTATTTTTTGGGCAGCACTGAAAAATCCTACATGTTCC is a genomic window containing:
- a CDS encoding dienelactone hydrolase family protein, coding for MKRQSNSNSLILVIHEIYGINQHIKSFCELLSKQGFDVTCPNVLERETPFDYSQEEAAYRHFMEHVGFFSAAQKIKDLLLAVKDEYEKIYIIGFSIGATVAWLCGEEDCVDGIVGYYGSRIRDYLELTPQCPVMLFFPQEEQSFNVDELLLALEKKNISVHKFTGKHGFSDPYSSRYDAKSEQEAFSKTMEFLFH